A section of the Rhipicephalus sanguineus isolate Rsan-2018 chromosome 11, BIME_Rsan_1.4, whole genome shotgun sequence genome encodes:
- the LOC119374480 gene encoding LOW QUALITY PROTEIN: KIF-binding protein-like (The sequence of the model RefSeq protein was modified relative to this genomic sequence to represent the inferred CDS: deleted 2 bases in 2 codons), whose amino-acid sequence MATSDAATAWTAKLAEYRSQYERVRKLIDVESGSDPATEPYRSKYEARRILKELLEDLSRVEFGDAPRKDFIRALAKYELGVIATDTEEVSLGQEYLEECLRIVGEERYADPESRLTVVCALNQLGIVHVRRGDATKALEYLKKAEAIYAKVSSSPGELAKTVNPADLFLPDAAAEQAEGTQRGANNPNFELANAHTLYYLAQVYENLGENAKAAMYCHSTLKKELTLENFDSIDWSINAATLSQFFIARGDFAAGRHLLACSSHVLNEYEKKLDTETSTSPEEKAEKEDKLRHRFADVARCWAKYGLFLLIASRENLTDSKTTSAKPTAWGTDKKPHVLIKSPEVSRIEEDITDKLVTDFEGARPVFLKSQKWLEDAKRYYTLKDHATDYIEIVQEISKLYRELASFEPAPDRKCKMHKRRIDMHEEVLKEVNPRYYLGVCRQIMFELGEVYSEMMSLKLAALPPAVSPQSPAVKKVNSIIDKAIRHYTSFIDTVRDPGGKLPERLPEDLARPVLVAHFYIGRLYSSIIAQEPREQFENFEKTKEHYEFVQEYCKRVLEHGQLVRDELQIMAELLQLIPAKLQQMMSTTLY is encoded by the exons ATGGCGACCTCCGACGCCGCAACGGCGTGGACCGCGAAGCTAGCCGAATATCGGTCTCAGTACGAGCGCGTGCGAAAGTTGATCGACGTCGAAAGCGGCTCCGACCCGGCGACCGAGCCCTACCGGTCCAAGTACGAAGCGAGACGCATCCTCAAGGAGCTCCTCGAAGACCTGAGCCGAGTGGAGTTCGGCGACGCACCGCGCAAGGACTTCATCCGCGCGCTCGCAAAGTACGAGCTCGGAGTCATCGCCACAGACACCGAAGAAGTCTCGCTCGGTCAGGAATACTTGGAAGAATGTCTCAGGATCGTCGGGGAAGAACGGTATGCGGATCCAGAGAGCCGGCTGACCGTCGTGTGCGCCCTCAACCAGCTCGGAATTGTTCACGTCAGGCGCGGAGACGCGACCAAGGCGTTGGAATACTTGAAGAAAGCCGAGGCTATCTACGCCAAGGTGAGCTCATCGCCGGGGGAGTTGGCGAAGACCGTTAACCCGGCGGACCTCTTTCTTCCCGACGCTGCGGCCGAACAAGCCGAGGGGACGCAACGCGGAGCTAACAATCCAAACTTCGAGCTCGCGAACGCCCACACGCTCTACTACCTCGCACAAGTCTACGAGAACCTGGGCGAGAATGCCAAGGCCGCCATGTACTGTCACAGCACCCTGAAGAAGGAGCTGACCCTGGAGAACTTCGACAGCATCGACTGGTCCATCAATGCCGCCACGCTGTCTCAGTTCTTCATTGCCAGGGGAGACTTCGCGGCC GGAAGGCATCTCCTGGCTTGCTCAAGTCACGTCCTGAACGAGTACGAAAAGAAGTTGGACACCGAGACGTCGACGTCACCCGAGGAGAAGGCGGAGAAAGAGGACAAGCTGCGACACAGGTTCGCGGACGTGGCCCGCTGCTGGGCAAAGTACGGCCTCTTCctgctgatagcgtccagggaaAATCTGACAGATTCCAAGACGACGAGCGCTAAGCCT ACGGCTTGGGGGACGGACAAGAAGCCCCACGTCTTGATCAAGTCGCCGGAGGTGAGCCGCATCGAGGAAGACATCACCGACAAGctcgtcacggatttcgaaggcGCTCGTCCCGTGTTCCTCAAGTCTCAGAAGTGGCTGGAAGATGCGAAGCGCTACTACACTCTCAAGGACCACGCTACCGACTACATCGAGATCGTACAGGAAATAAGCAAGCTTTACAGGGAGCTCGCCTCCTTCGAACCCGCGCCTGACAGGAAGTGCAAGATGCACAAGCGACGCATCGACATGCACGAAGAGGTCCTTAAGGAAGTCAACCCACGGTACTACCTGGGAGTCTGCCGCCAGATCATGTTCGAACTCGGCGAAGTCTACAGCGAGATGATGAGCCTGAAGCTGGCAGCACTGCCTCCGGCCGTCAGTCCGCAGTCGCCGGCCGTCAAGAAGGTCAACTCCATCATCGACAAGGCCATTCGGCACTACACGTCGTTCATAGACACGGTCAGGGATCCCGGAGGCAAGCTTCCGGAGAGACTTCCGGAGGACCTCGCACGTCCCGTGCTGGTGGCGCACTTCTACATCGGCCGGCTCTACTCCAGCATAATAGCGCAGGAGCCGCGAGAGCAGTTTGAGAACTTCGAGAAGACCAAGGAACACTACGAGTTCGTTCAGGAGTACTGCAAGAGGGTTCTGGAACACGGACAACTCGTGAGGGATGAACTTCAGATCATGGCCGAACTGTTGCAGCTTATTCCAGCGAAGCTGCAGCAGATGATGAGCACGACGCTTTACTGA